One region of Fragaria vesca subsp. vesca linkage group LG4, FraVesHawaii_1.0, whole genome shotgun sequence genomic DNA includes:
- the LOC101295221 gene encoding IAA-amino acid hydrolase ILR1-like 1-like — MDLLQLWFLISLAIPLCFSLNLQAPTDLKPSTTYQNHSVKDEIVRLAKEPGTANWMKDVRREIHEHPELAYEEIKTSAVIRRELEKLGVSYRWPVAQTGVVATIGSGSPPFVALRADMDALPMQELVEWEHKSKVDGKFHACGHDAHVAMLLGAAKVLKQVEDKLQGTVVLIFQPAEERGEGAKDMIKEGVLDNVEAIFGIHIVNRYPSGVLASRPGEFLAGCGSFKAKIFGKGGHAALPQQSIDPILAVSASVVSLQSIVSREIDPLDSGVVSVAMIQGGSAFNIIPDSATISGTYRAFSKKSFNALSQRIEEVVKGQAAVHRCTAEVEFLGEGHPNIPPTINDERIYKQARGLSSELVGNENTELAPTFMGSEDFAFFLDKVPGSMFFLGTSNEKIGATYPPHSPYYFIDEDIFPIGAALHATFAFSFLSDSAAKLNLQ; from the exons ATGGACCTCCTTCAACTCTGGTTCCTAATCTCCCTTGCCATACCATTGTGCTTTTCTCTCAACCTCCAAGCACCTACTGATCTTAAGCCTTCCACCACTTATCAGAATCACTCAGTGAAGGATGAGATAGTGAGGCTGGCAAAGGAACCCGGCACAGCAAATTGGATGAAAGATGTGAGGAGGGAAATCCATGAACACCCAGAACTAGCATATGAAGAAATCAAAACAAGTGCAGTCATTCGGAGGGAGCTTGAAAAATTAGGTGTTTCGTATAGATGGCCTGTGGCGCAGACTGGTGTTGTGGCCACTATTGGCTCTGGCTCTCCTCCCTTTGTTGCTCTAAGAGCTGATATGGATGCTCTGCCTATGCAG GAATTGGTGGAATGGGAGCACAAGAGCAAAGTGGATGGGAAATTTCATGCTTGTGGGCATGATGCACATGTTGCAATGCTACTTGGTGCTGCAAAAGTACTCAAACAAGTTGAAGATAAATTGCAGGGAACTGTTGTTCTTATATTCCAGCCGGCTGAGGAACGTGGGGAAGGCGCAAAGGACATGATCAAAGAAGGGGTACTTGACAATGTGGAGGCCATATTTGGCATTCACATTGTGAATAGGTACCCTAGCGGTGTTCTTGCGTCGAGGCCTGGAGAGTTTCTAGCTGGATGTGGGAGCTTCAAAGCAAAGATTTTTGGGAAAGGGGGTCATGCAGCCCTTCCACAACAGTCCATTGATCCAATTTTGGCAGTATCAGCATCAGTAGTCAGCTTGCAAAGCATTGTTTCTAGAGAAATAGACCCTCTAGATTCCGGG GTGGTTTCTGTAGCTATGATCCAAGGAGGGTCTGCATTTAACATCATCCCAGACTCGGCTACAATATCTGGTACTTATAGAGCTTTTAGCAAGAAGAGCTTCAATGCTCTCAGCCAAAGAATAGAAGAG GTTGTGAAAGGGCAGGCAGCTGTACATAGGTGCACTGCTGAGGTTGAATTTTTAGGGGAAGGACATCCAAACATTCCACCTACCATAAACGATGAGAGAATTTACAAACAAGCTCGAGGATTATCAAGTGAACTAGTTGGAAATGAAAACACCGAGTTAGCTCCTACCTTCATGGGGAGTGAGGATTTTGCTTTCTTCTTAGACAAGGTACCTGGATCAATGTTCTTCCTAGGCACAAGCAATGAGAAGATAGGAGCTACATACCCACCACACAGTCCTTACTATTTCATTGACGAAGATATCTTTCCAATTGGTGCTGCATTACATGCTACCTTTGCCTTTTCGTTCCTATCAGATTCGGCTGCGAAGTTAAATCTCCAATAG